One window of Trifolium pratense cultivar HEN17-A07 linkage group LG5, ARS_RC_1.1, whole genome shotgun sequence genomic DNA carries:
- the LOC123884311 gene encoding uncharacterized protein LOC123884311, which yields MMMTTKKKTTTMNEIDDHSSLTRLHSDLSSLLYQIDELVVKALEVNKSVRKEGKREIESFSNLLSEMLSSLKPWAPKLEIALSSTSVESESKSEEVTCDDSNVSDCESPKETTLVSPSPLVSWRANCTVQRGRQMFMLTPLPLSKAFLSSKPQPQTKLDFSELASSNNTSMLCGVVTKPTPIKHPLSLVTEEATINEELELISSPDFSKRDTSMLYMMTPCLKMSPPKSCVLLEPISEIRHLGNDRVRKATPFPVGVHYSDSDDSESSGNNDVSRGLAMKYPELMGIQCVPKSGIVKKNVEESPVWLTSPPKTCVLLGTPDEKSLELEKADKESCIPISESILNQQISKLNLKEDISKGHNQTQKSCNQDHFDGNLSHIESTPMWLKPENTIQRGKRAGENTLKKELWAKFEEASTCGFEQKCHTVSKNSQKGFLDLLEEASCDD from the exons ATGATGATGACGACGAAGAAGAAGACAACAACAATGAATGAAATCGATGACCATTCCTCCCTCACCCGTCTTCACTCCGATCTTTCTTCTCTTCTCTATCAG ATTGACGAGCTTGTTGTGAAAGCGCTTGAAGTGAACAAGAGCGtgagaaaagaaggaaaaagagAAATAGAATCATTCTCCAATTTGTTGTCTGAAATGCTGTCAAGTTTAAAG CCATGGGCACCAAAATTGGAAATTGCACTTTCATCAACTTCAGTGGAATCTGAAAGTAAAAGTGAAGAAGTTACTTGTGATGATAGTAATGTGAGTGACTGTGAAAGTCCTAAAGAGACTACATTGGTGTCTCCTTCTCCCCTTGTTTCATGGCGTGCTAATTGTACTGTTCAGAGAGGTAGACAAATGTTTATGCTCACACCACTTCCATTATCAAAAGCATTTTTATCATCCAAACCACAACCACAAACCAAATTGGATTTCAGCGAATTGGCTTCCTCCAATAATACTTCAATGCTTTGCGGTGTTGTAACAAAACCAACTCCGATAAAGCATCCCCTTTCTCTTGTGACTGAAGAGGCAACAATTAATGAAGAGCTTGAGTTGATTTCTTCGCCGGATTTTTCTAAAAGAGATACCTCCATGCTTTATATGATGACTCCTTGCTTGAAAATGTCACCTCCAAAGTCTTGTGTTTTGCTTGAACCCATATCCGAAATACGTCACTTGGGAAATGACAGGGTTCGAAAGGCCACCCCTTTTCCTGTTGGGGTTCATTACAGTGATTCAGATGATTCAGAATCTTCTGGTAATAATGATGTGTCACGGGGTTTGGCGATGAAGTATCCAGAACTCATGGGGATACAGTGTGTTCCTAAATCAGGAattgtaaagaaaaatgttgaagaatcacctgtttggcttacctcaCCTCCAAAGACTTGTGTTTTGTTAGGAACACCTGATGAGAAATCATTGGAGTTGGAAAAGGCTGATAAGGAATCGTGTATACCTATCTCTGAATCCATTCTTAATCAACAAATCagtaaattgaatttgaaagaaGATATTTCCAAAGGTCACAATCAAACACAAAAATCTTGTAACCAAG ATCATTTTGATGGCAACTTATCACATATAGAGAGCACTCCCATGTGGCTGAAGCCTGAGAACACAATACAAAGAGGGAAACGTGCTGGTGAAAATACTTTGAAGAAGGAATTATGGGCTAAGTTTGAAGAAGCATCCACTTGTGGTTTTGAGCAGAAGTGTCACACAGTTAGTAAGAATTCTCAGAAAGGGTTTCTTGACCTACTGGAAGAAGCTTCATGTGATGACTAA
- the LOC123884308 gene encoding hexokinase-1-like yields the protein MGKVVVCATVIGATAACAVATILIHRYVKKSKRWGKAKAILKEFEEKCATPTLKLKQVADAMTVEMHAGLASEGGSKLKMLISFVDNLPTGNEEGLYYSLDLGGTNFRVLRVQLGGKDGVINTEFTEVSIPANLMVGTSNELFDYIAAELAKFVNEENEDFKVPPGRKRELGFTFSFPVMQTSISSGNLIRWTKGFNIDDAVGQDVVAELRSAIERQGLDMHITALVNDTVGTLAGGRHTNKDVIAAVILGTGTNAAYVESAQAIPKWHGDLPKSGEMVINMEWGNFRSSHLPLTEYDYALDAESLNPGEQIFEKIISGMYLGEIVRRVLYKMAEEAWIFGETVPPKLKVPYTLRTPDMSVMHHDSSADLNVVKSKLKDIFEVSDTSLEVRKVVVELCNIVATRGARLSAAGILGILKKIGRDTISGGEGQKSVVAMDGGLYEHYTAYSKCLENTLTELVGEDVSGSISVEHSNDGSGIGAALLAASHSHYLDA from the exons ATGGGAAAAGTGGTGGTTTGTGCGACGGTGATCGGAGCTACGGCGGCATGTGCGGTGGCGACAATATTAATACATCGTTACGTGAAGAAATCGAAGCGATGGGGAAAAGCAAAAGCGATTCTGAAggaatttgaagaaaaatgCGCCACGCCGACGTTGAAGCTGAAACAGGTTGCTGATGCAATGACGGTGGAGATGCACGCCGGACTTGCTTCTGAAGGTGGCAGCAAGCTCAAAATGCTCATCAGTTTCGTTGATAATCTCCCTACAGG GAATGAGGAAGGACTATATTATTCATTGGACCTTGGAGGGACTAACTTTCGTGTATTACGCGTGCAACTCGGTGGCAAGGATGGTGTTATTAATACAGAATTTACCGAGGTGTCAATTCCTGCCAATTTAATGGTTGGGACATCAAAT GAACTCTTTGACTATATTGCAGCAGAACTTGCAAAGTTTgttaatgaagaaaatgaagatttcAAGGTTCCTCCAGGTAGGAAGAGGGAGCTAGGTTTTACCTTCTCCTTTCCTGTCATGCAAACATCAATTTCTTCTGGGAACCTTATCAGGTGGACAAAAGGATTCAACATTGATGATGCA GTTGGTCAGGATGTTGTGGCTGAATTGAGAAGTGCCATTGAGAGACAAGGTCTTGATATGCACATAACAGCTTTg GTCAACGATACAGTGGGGACATTAGCTGGAGGCCGACATACAAACAAGGATGTCATTGCTGCTGTAATTTTAGGTACCGGAACAAATGCAGCGTATGTGGAGAGTGCTCAAGCAATACCAAAATGGCACGGTGATTTGCCTAAGTCCGGAGAAATG GTTATCAACATGGAGTGGGGAAACTTCCGGTCATCCCACCTTCCATTAACTGAGTATGATTATGCATTAGATGCTGAGAGTTTAAACCCTGGTGAACAG ATTTTTGAGAAGATAATATCTGGAATGTACTTGGGAGAAATTGTTCGCAGAGTACTATACAAAATGGCTGAAGAAGCTTGGATTTTTGGTGAAACTGTTCCTCCAAAATTGAAAGTTCCATACACATTAAG GACACCTGACATGTCTGTAATGCATCATGACTCATCTGCCGATCTCAATGTGGTCAAAAGCAAACTGAAGGACATTTTTGAG GTATCTGATACCTCCCTGGAAGTGAGAAAGGTGGTTGTTGAGCTGTGCAATATTGTTGCTACCCGTGGTGCTCGTCTTTCTGCTGCTGGCATCTTAGGAATTCTGAAGAAGATAGGAAGAGACACCATCAGCGGCGGTGAGGGTCAGAAGAGTGTGGTAGCCATGGATGGTGGATTGTATGAGCATTACACTGCATACAGTAAGTGCTTAGAGAATACCTTAACAGAGTTGGTTGGTGAAGATGTTTCAGGAAGTATTTCTGTTGAACACTCTAATGATGGTTCAGGAATTGGTGCTGCACTTCTTGCTGCTTCTCATTCTCATTACCTTGATGCTTAG
- the LOC123884310 gene encoding lysM domain receptor-like kinase 3, with product MVNVGKNPNLKFLQFLLFLFYLNFNRISSYQMAAMNCTDTRRVCTSFLAYKPQKNQSLGVIQSMFDVLPSDITVEGNGWDYLFIRKNCSCASGLKKYVSNTTYTVKSNEGFVDDLVMDAYDGLILLPNTSRKARNGAVISLRLFCGCSSGLWNYLLSYVLRDGDSVESLASRFGVSMDSIEDVNGLDGPDNVTVGSLYYIPLDSVPGDPYPLNNASPPASVPTPSVVNFSGDDANHKYHVPYALIIGGLGVGLILIMLGIVLCVCLRSSNCYSDSRSHEKDGEGKVSHKFHILRNPSFLCGSGRYICGKHVDHKQTDGDSSTRTITVPKASTLGPDVFDMDKPVVFAYEEIFSSTEGFSDSNLLGHGTYGSVYYTLLCDQEVAIKRMTATKTKEFTSEIKVLCKVHHANLVELIGYAASHDELFLVYEYAQKGSLRSHLHDPQNKGHSPLSWIMRVQIALDAARGLEYIHEHTKAHYVHRDIKTSNILLDASFKAKISDFGLAKLVGITNEGDVSTTKVVGTYGYLAPEYLTDGLATTKSDVYAFGVVLFETITGKEAIIRTEGMMTKNPERRSLASIMLAVLRNSPDSLSMSSLKDYIDPNMMNLYPHDCVFKMALLAKQCVDDDPILRPDMKQIVISISQILLSSIEWEATLAGNSQVFSGLVQGR from the exons ATGGTTAATGTAGGAAAAAACCCCAATTTGAAGTTCCTTCAGTTTCTTCTATTTCTGTTTTACCTCAATTTCAATAGAATCAGTTCTTATCAGATGGCAGCTATGAACTGTACAGACACAAGACGTGTTTGTACTTCTTTCTTGGCCTATAAGCCTCAAAAAAACCAATCTTTGGGAGTGATTCAGAGTATGTTTGATGTGTTACCAAGTGACATCACAGTTGAAGGAAATGGTTGGGATTACTTATTCATAAGAAAGAATTGTTCTTGTGCATCTGGTCTCAAGAAATATGTGTCTAATACAACTTACACTGTGAAATCAAATGAAGGGTTTGTTGATGATTTGGTTATGGATGCATATGATGGGCTTATTTTGCTTCCAAACACTTCAAGGAAAGCAAGGAATGGTGCTGTTATATCATTGAGGTTGTTTTGTGGCTGTTCTAGTGGATTATGGAACTATCTGTTGAGTTATGTGTTGAGAGATGGAGACAGTGTTGAATCTTTGGCTAGTAGATTTGGGGTTAGTATGGATAGTATTGAGGATGTGAATGGCCTTGATGGTCCTGATAATGTTACTGTCGGTTCACTATATTACATTCCTCTTGATTCTG TTCCTGGTGACCCTTATCCTCTGAATAATGCTTCTCCACCAGCTTCTGTTCCTACCCCTTCTGTTGTTAATTTTTCAG GTGATGATGCCAATCATAAGTATCATGTACCCTATGCATTGATCATTGGTGGTTTAGGAGTTGGTCTTATTCTGATAATGTTAGGCATTGTTCTTTGTGTTTGCCTGAGATCGTCAAATTGTTATTCTGATTCCAGAAGTCATGAAAAAGATGGCGAGGGAAAGGTCTCTCATAAATTCCATATTCTTCGGAATCCAAGTTTTTTGTGTGGTTCTGGAAGGTACATATGCGGCAAACATGTTGACCACAAGCAAACAGATGGTGACTCCAGCACTCGCACAATTACCGTCCCAAAAGCTTCAA CTCTAGGGCCGGACGTATTTGATATGGATAAACCTGTAGTTTTTGCATATGAAGAGATTTTTTCGTCAACTGAAGGCTTCTCTGATTCAAATCTACTTGGACATGGAACATATGGATCTGTCTACTATACCCTCCTTTGCGACCAG GAAGTTGCTATCAAAAGAATGACGgctacaaaaacaaaagaattcaCATCAGAGATTAAAGTTTTATGCAAGGTTCATCATGCTAATCTG GTAGAATTGATTGGCTATGCAGCCAGTCATGATGAGCTTTTCCTAGTTTATGAATATGCTCAAAAGGGTTCCCTCCGAAGCCATTTGCATGATCCTCAAAATAAGG GTCATTCACCACTATCATGGATCATGAGGGTCCAAATTGCACTTGATGCTGCTAGGGGACTTGAATATATACACGAGCACACAAAAGCACATTATGTTCACCGAGATATAAAGACAAGCAACATTTTACTTGATGCTTCCTTTAAAGCAAAG ATTTCAGACTTTGGATTGGCGAAACTTGTCGGGATAACAAATGAGGGGGATGTTTCAACTACCAAAGTTGTTGGTACATATGGATATCTTGCTCCGGA ATACTTGACTGATGGCCTTGCAACAACCAAAAGCGATGTTTATGCATTTGGTGTTGTTCTTTTTGAGACTATAACCGGAAAGGAGGCCATTATTCGAACAGAAGGCATGATGACAAAAAATCCTGAAAGACGATCACTAGCATCAATA ATGTTGGCAGTTCTTAGGAACTCACCTGATTCATTGAGCATGTCAAGCTTGAAAGATTACATTGATCCAAATATGATGAATCTGTATCCTCACGATTGTGTATTTAAG ATGGCTTTGCTGGCAAAGCAATGTGTGGACGATGATCCGATCTTACGACCAGATATGAAACAGATAGTGATTTCCATCTCACAGATTCTTTTGTCTTCTATTGAGTGGGAAGCAACACTAGCTGGGAATAGCCAAGTATTCAGTGGACTTGTTCAGGGAAGATAG
- the LOC123884309 gene encoding auxin-responsive protein IAA26-like isoform X1, with product MWQRSHKCSLEEEKKLELRLGPPGEEDSYNEKSMKNVKKERDESQPSCTNLTNKSQKRNATSPVVGWPPIRSCRKNIASGSSSKPLTESQHVGQEKVATSNKPISNSGKDLFVKINMDGVPIGRKVDINAYDSYEKLSSAVDDLFRGLLEAEINLSDNNKQEEDKGIMMKGSLIGSGEYTLVYEDNEGDKMLVGDVPWHMFVSTVKRVRVSKSSDLPAFNPGSKKD from the exons ATGTGGCAAAGAAGCCACAAGTGTTCTTTAGAGGAGGAGAAGAAATTGGAGCTTAGACTTGGTCCACCTGGTGAAGAAGATTCATACAATGAAAAAAGCatgaaaaatgtcaaaaaagaaagagatgaatCACAACCCTCTTGCACAAATTTGACCAACAAGTCTCAAAAAAG AAATGCAACTAGTCCAGTAGTGGGTTGGCCTCCGATTCGTTCCTGCAGGAAGAACATTGCAAGCGGAAGTTCTTCTAAGCCGCTGACCGAGTCACAGCACGTTGGTCAAGAGAAGGTTGCTACTAGTAACAAACCTATTAGCAACTCTGGAAAAGACTTGTTTGTGAAGATCAATATGGATGGAGTTCCCATTGGGAGAAAAGTAGACATCAATGCTTATGATAGCTATGAAAAACTTTCATCTGCTGTTGATGACCTATTTAGAGGTCTCCTCGAAG CAGAGATAAATTTATCTGATAACAACAAGCAAGAAGAAGATAAAGGCATCATGATGAAAGGTTCATTGATTGGAAGTGGAGAATATACTCTTGTTTATGAAGATAATGAAGGAGACAAGATGCTTGTAGGGGACGTGCCGTGGCA CATGTTTGTATCAACCGTGAAGAGGGTTCGAGTGTCCAAGAGTTCTGACCTTCCTGCTTTTAACC CAGGTAGTAAGAAAGACTAG
- the LOC123884309 gene encoding auxin-responsive protein IAA26-like isoform X4, producing the protein MWQRSHKCSLEEEKKLELRLGPPGEEDSYNEKSMKNVKKERDESQPSCTNLTNKSQKRNATSPVVGWPPIRSCRKNIASGSSSKPLTESQHVGQEKVATSNKPISNSGKDLFVKINMDGVPIGRKVDINAYDSYEKLSSAVDDLFRGLLEEINLSDNNKQEEDKGIMMKGSLIGSGEYTLVYEDNEGDKMLVGDVPWHMFVSTVKRVRVSKSSDLPAFNRSKKD; encoded by the exons ATGTGGCAAAGAAGCCACAAGTGTTCTTTAGAGGAGGAGAAGAAATTGGAGCTTAGACTTGGTCCACCTGGTGAAGAAGATTCATACAATGAAAAAAGCatgaaaaatgtcaaaaaagaaagagatgaatCACAACCCTCTTGCACAAATTTGACCAACAAGTCTCAAAAAAG AAATGCAACTAGTCCAGTAGTGGGTTGGCCTCCGATTCGTTCCTGCAGGAAGAACATTGCAAGCGGAAGTTCTTCTAAGCCGCTGACCGAGTCACAGCACGTTGGTCAAGAGAAGGTTGCTACTAGTAACAAACCTATTAGCAACTCTGGAAAAGACTTGTTTGTGAAGATCAATATGGATGGAGTTCCCATTGGGAGAAAAGTAGACATCAATGCTTATGATAGCTATGAAAAACTTTCATCTGCTGTTGATGACCTATTTAGAGGTCTCCTCGAAG AGATAAATTTATCTGATAACAACAAGCAAGAAGAAGATAAAGGCATCATGATGAAAGGTTCATTGATTGGAAGTGGAGAATATACTCTTGTTTATGAAGATAATGAAGGAGACAAGATGCTTGTAGGGGACGTGCCGTGGCA CATGTTTGTATCAACCGTGAAGAGGGTTCGAGTGTCCAAGAGTTCTGACCTTCCTGCTTTTAACC GTAGTAAGAAAGACTAG
- the LOC123884309 gene encoding auxin-responsive protein IAA26-like isoform X2: protein MWQRSHKCSLEEEKKLELRLGPPGEEDSYNEKSMKNVKKERDESQPSCTNLTNKSQKRNATSPVVGWPPIRSCRKNIASGSSSKPLTESQHVGQEKVATSNKPISNSGKDLFVKINMDGVPIGRKVDINAYDSYEKLSSAVDDLFRGLLEEINLSDNNKQEEDKGIMMKGSLIGSGEYTLVYEDNEGDKMLVGDVPWHMFVSTVKRVRVSKSSDLPAFNPGSKKD, encoded by the exons ATGTGGCAAAGAAGCCACAAGTGTTCTTTAGAGGAGGAGAAGAAATTGGAGCTTAGACTTGGTCCACCTGGTGAAGAAGATTCATACAATGAAAAAAGCatgaaaaatgtcaaaaaagaaagagatgaatCACAACCCTCTTGCACAAATTTGACCAACAAGTCTCAAAAAAG AAATGCAACTAGTCCAGTAGTGGGTTGGCCTCCGATTCGTTCCTGCAGGAAGAACATTGCAAGCGGAAGTTCTTCTAAGCCGCTGACCGAGTCACAGCACGTTGGTCAAGAGAAGGTTGCTACTAGTAACAAACCTATTAGCAACTCTGGAAAAGACTTGTTTGTGAAGATCAATATGGATGGAGTTCCCATTGGGAGAAAAGTAGACATCAATGCTTATGATAGCTATGAAAAACTTTCATCTGCTGTTGATGACCTATTTAGAGGTCTCCTCGAAG AGATAAATTTATCTGATAACAACAAGCAAGAAGAAGATAAAGGCATCATGATGAAAGGTTCATTGATTGGAAGTGGAGAATATACTCTTGTTTATGAAGATAATGAAGGAGACAAGATGCTTGTAGGGGACGTGCCGTGGCA CATGTTTGTATCAACCGTGAAGAGGGTTCGAGTGTCCAAGAGTTCTGACCTTCCTGCTTTTAACC CAGGTAGTAAGAAAGACTAG
- the LOC123884309 gene encoding auxin-responsive protein IAA26-like isoform X3 has product MWQRSHKCSLEEEKKLELRLGPPGEEDSYNEKSMKNVKKERDESQPSCTNLTNKSQKRNATSPVVGWPPIRSCRKNIASGSSSKPLTESQHVGQEKVATSNKPISNSGKDLFVKINMDGVPIGRKVDINAYDSYEKLSSAVDDLFRGLLEAEINLSDNNKQEEDKGIMMKGSLIGSGEYTLVYEDNEGDKMLVGDVPWHMFVSTVKRVRVSKSSDLPAFNRSKKD; this is encoded by the exons ATGTGGCAAAGAAGCCACAAGTGTTCTTTAGAGGAGGAGAAGAAATTGGAGCTTAGACTTGGTCCACCTGGTGAAGAAGATTCATACAATGAAAAAAGCatgaaaaatgtcaaaaaagaaagagatgaatCACAACCCTCTTGCACAAATTTGACCAACAAGTCTCAAAAAAG AAATGCAACTAGTCCAGTAGTGGGTTGGCCTCCGATTCGTTCCTGCAGGAAGAACATTGCAAGCGGAAGTTCTTCTAAGCCGCTGACCGAGTCACAGCACGTTGGTCAAGAGAAGGTTGCTACTAGTAACAAACCTATTAGCAACTCTGGAAAAGACTTGTTTGTGAAGATCAATATGGATGGAGTTCCCATTGGGAGAAAAGTAGACATCAATGCTTATGATAGCTATGAAAAACTTTCATCTGCTGTTGATGACCTATTTAGAGGTCTCCTCGAAG CAGAGATAAATTTATCTGATAACAACAAGCAAGAAGAAGATAAAGGCATCATGATGAAAGGTTCATTGATTGGAAGTGGAGAATATACTCTTGTTTATGAAGATAATGAAGGAGACAAGATGCTTGTAGGGGACGTGCCGTGGCA CATGTTTGTATCAACCGTGAAGAGGGTTCGAGTGTCCAAGAGTTCTGACCTTCCTGCTTTTAACC GTAGTAAGAAAGACTAG